CAAAAGGGAGAGATGTCGAAGATGATGATTCTTTCATTTTCAACGAAGGATTTACTGCTCCTCTCTATCGTATAAAGGTACATCTATTTGCGATTTCAAGCCATGGTGGTTAAAAACTTTTCTAATACCATCATGCTTATCTATATGGTATTCTCCTAAATATCTATGGGAAAGTTATTATTATGATTCTGACGTGAGTAATTGCCACACGTAATAAAGCATCAAGCTGACTCTTTTCCTTTTGGAATGCAGGTAAATGCAATCCAGATGAAAGAGACAGTGGAGGAGAACACAAGCACCACTGAAAGAGTATTTCAAGACCGTCAATATCAGGTTCGGCATgttctcttcctttttttttttttagctatcCACCAaaagaacaaaataaaataacAGGTCTGCTTAATCAAATATATTGTACTATCACTCGATATATTCCAGGTTGATGCTGCTATTGTTCGGATAATGAAGACGAGGAAAGTGTTGAGTCACACTCTTTTGATAACTGAACTCTTCGAACAGGTAATCTAAAGGGATAATATGCCTTAAAGTTGCAGTTGGAGATATCCATATACTGAAAACAAGTTTATTCCATTGAACAGCTAAAGTTTCCCATAAAACCGGCTGATTTGAAGAAAAGAATCGAGTCTCTCATTGACAGGGAGTACCTGGAGCGGGACAAGAACAACCCACAAATATACAATTATTTGgcataaggtttttttttttttttggtttctttCTTTTTATAACAGAAAGCTCCTTGTAAAATGACAGGGGAAACTATGGTCTTTTCTCTAAGAGGCCGGAGGTGAAATCCGAGGTGAAATCCATGTACAGTAACATGTAGGTtctttgttttttgttgttgcaaTCGAGATTGTAATTGTAAAGCATATTTAGCCTCTCTTTTGATACCTTGTTACGGTACTTGAAATAAGCTACATTTTTTCCCTGGctcttgttttattttctttagaagggaatttctttttatttttttattatgttaAAGGTATATGCCATGTTCGTTAATGGGATTCGCCTTTGCTCCTCCTTTACAAGTATAAAATATTTGATTGGTTGTGGGCATTGCAATGGGAATTGCATTTCTATATCTCATgatctaattattttttaattaaattaatttatcgtTTGAATTAATTGGAGGCTTTTAAGCTACTTGAATTTcactatgaaaaatatatatcaatCAATACTATTATTTAGAAGTTACCTTTCAATTGAATTACCAACACAACTGGTAATTTACTAAAAATATAATATctatattttacttttaaaatatatgtacatacaAATATTTAAGCCAAATATATGTTTACATCCTTACCATTcctgttttataaatttattacataATTATTTTCTCGCAGTGCGATGTCTTATGTCACATTAGCATTTATGTATTGCATTCGTACTAAACTTGTTTATCTATAAAATTATCTGATCTGGACATCTGGGTTAACGCCGACTGCCTTAATGAACAACTACAACActgcaaaaaattttaaaaaaattcctgCACTCAATTGAATAATCTGTAGAGTATGTTATGTTTGAAAGGCATGGATGCACAAACCAAGTTATGTCACTTGAAACAAACTAAAACCAGGCCAAGAACGGTACAATTGAATGTGATAACAGTAGTACCATAACAATTCAACCACGCCATtcattcaaagttcaaacaaaacaataGCAAATCACCTGGACAAATAAGGTAGAAAATAAATTGACACAAATTTGCCTATAACAGCCATCAAGTACGAATTCGCCCCCCCCCCAACCCTTAAATTTGTAGGGGATCATTCAAGGGGTTTGGATGAAGTGGAAGAAGAAATACCAGGGTGAGATTGGGGATCTGGGTTAGGGTTGAGAGGGGCTTGGAGATCATCGTCGGGGTCGTAATCAGGGTTAAGAGATCGGTCAATGGCTTCACGCCCTTTCTCCAGGCAAGGCTTGCAGGCGATCTCGATTGCTATCCATCCCAATATCACTCCCGCTATTGCTATCACCGCGCTTGTTATTGCTGCCATCAGCTCCTTCCCTCTTAATTCTTTCCTTCTGGGAATGAATTTTCAGAGAATCGTGTTAGGCTCCTTTGATAGAAATCCTTCCTACAAAATCCTACTGTTATGATTTTGACGATTTGGGCCCAATCACTTCTTCATATCACATTTTGGGCCTTTATCCTCCTTCATagatcaaattttaaatatgtgTACATATTATTACATAGATATCATCTATCCGACATGTTAAAATAATAGATAGCACCGTCAGAATGTAcgatttttaatatgtatttaagTTAATTATATAATAAGCTCTcgtatatttaaaatttgatctATATGTTTCATATCGATCCAAGACTTAATTAATATGATATCGATACTTTAAAGACTTAAAAGTCTaaagatcaaattaaaatatgaatattttgtacaattaatcttatttattattcattgttttcttaaatattataattatttgaaGTGAGTCTAGATTAGATTTCATATCTTAAAACGTAAGTCGAAAATCAATTTGATTATTGACTTAATTGTTGTTGCAAATGGCAATTAGATTAATATTTGAACAACCTTGAtttcttataaatttttaattgagaTTTAAACAATCCAATCCTTCCCAACCCCCTCCCCCATTTTGTTTCACTAACAAAGTGGGATTATGCCACTTAATAACGTGCCTTCCACGTTGAAATTCAACAAAAACAAAAGATACGTATTCCATTATTTTATTTGTCTTAAAAGAGAAGGGGGTGAACCTTCACCATCAAACACTCCAGCTCAATATTTTCAATTTTACTcctcatgtattttatttttatttcaaatgaGTACGTGAATGTTAATGTTAAATATAAGTATGTAGTATACATATATTCTTATTCGTTTTTAATACATAAATTATTACTACAAAACAAGATCCTGTCCAAGCATAAACTAAAAACAATGGCCATGATTTTCATTACAGGAAGTGTTAGAAAAAGGAAGACAGGATTCattgttttttaaataaataaaaaataccaACATCTTCTTGCTTTTTGTTAGCAATGTAGCAGACAGAATCAGATTTGTTATTTACTTTGAGAATCTGCCATTCTTGTCCCCCCTTAATATAAGCCCTTGCTTAAGGTTCTTTTAACAATTGAATTTGCATCAATGGTTTGCTTAACATGCAagttaatgattttcccaaagtTTCCAATATTCTCCTACCACTGTAATTGTGCTTATAGCCATTGATGATATGGACTTATATTCCATACAAGAATAAAGTGAGTCCATGACCGGAAAAATATATCGACATGCATACTACTTCTGCAATTACAATTTATTGAATGAACTGATAGACAATATGTGATACAAGCTAAGCAAACAGAACCTGAGAAGTTGAGGGTGTCAAGTCAGAAAGTTTTGGACCATCGATAACTTGCCATTCGACACTGAATCTCCACTTATTCTCGGAACTGCCTGTTTGATTCTGTTTCGAGATATAGCCCACGGCAACATGAAGGTTGTGACCAACGACGTATATTATGTTATCGTATGCATTGACAGCAAATGGTTTGCATATCTGTTCTGGTAATGGGGGACCTTGTGTTGTTTCCCAGGAATCATTGTCTGGATAATAAACTTTGAGTTTCATTCTTTCGTGTTCAGAAACCACGAATAAGTGGCCATAAACCACTACGCTCGAGCCAGTCCAACCTTCTCTCAATCCTAGACCCATATTCTCCCAAGTATTAGTTATTGGATCGTAAACTCGACCCCTTGGAGAGACGAAGAATGGCCATAACCAGCCTTCTGTCACTAGAAGCTTTCCATTGAGTACTGCAGAATCATAAGATGCCATATTGGTCCCCATGCTGGCTACTGGATGCCAATTCCCAATTGCGGGATCCATAACCTCGGCCGAGTCGAGCTCAAAAAGATCAGCACTGTTTCCACCAGCtacatatatcatcccattaatcACTCCACTTGCAAAAAACGATCTAGCGGtattcatctttttcatcatAGTCCAATTGTTTTTCTGAATCTCATACTTGAATACCAAGTCAAGAGGGCAATCGACATCGGAGGCCATCATCCCCCCACAAACAAAGAGTGCGCCCTCACCGGGAAACGAAACGCAGCTAATACCACGGGGACAAATATTGTCTTTGCAAGGCATCGTAGGGATGCTATGCCAAGAAAAATTGGTTAAATCAAGAACCTGCCATTCAATTTCACCAGTGCATTTGTGGAAGGCAAGCACAAACAGCCAAGGGTCTTTGAAACCTAGTTCCTTCCTTGAAGTGAAAAATCGTTCTTTATTACCAAGCAGAAAGTGCCATCGCTTGCATACGGCTTTACAAGCGGTATGGCTCTCGACCGGAAGTCGAAGGAGACAATTAAGGGCAACATCATCAGGAAGGCCTGGAATAAGGGGTTCCCCTTGAAGATACAACTCAAACTGAAACCCTTTGCCTAACCTCATCTTTTGGTATAAAAATCAACCCCTTTGCCTGTCCCAAAACACAACAATCTAAAACCCTTTTAACACTACAGAAAGAACCTTGTTTCAGCAAGAAATTCCCAGTTTTTATGAATTGAACAACTTAAACATCCAAATCCCAGTCAAAACTTCAAAGAACCTATTCCAAGTTACAGAAAATTTTAACCCTTTCTATTAATATACACCACTATGATGCCAAGGCAGGGAGAAAAGATAACAAAGCGttataaaaaaaggaaaa
The Gossypium arboreum isolate Shixiya-1 chromosome 10, ASM2569848v2, whole genome shotgun sequence genome window above contains:
- the LOC108488491 gene encoding outer envelope membrane protein 7; the encoded protein is MAAITSAVIAIAGVILGWIAIEIACKPCLEKGREAIDRSLNPDYDPDDDLQAPLNPNPDPQSHPGISSSTSSKPLE
- the LOC108487058 gene encoding F-box/kelch-repeat protein At1g30090-like, which gives rise to MRLGKGFQFELYLQGEPLIPGLPDDVALNCLLRLPVESHTACKAVCKRWHFLLGNKERFFTSRKELGFKDPWLFVLAFHKCTGEIEWQVLDLTNFSWHSIPTMPCKDNICPRGISCVSFPGEGALFVCGGMMASDVDCPLDLVFKYEIQKNNWTMMKKMNTARSFFASGVINGMIYVAGGNSADLFELDSAEVMDPAIGNWHPVASMGTNMASYDSAVLNGKLLVTEGWLWPFFVSPRGRVYDPITNTWENMGLGLREGWTGSSVVVYGHLFVVSEHERMKLKVYYPDNDSWETTQGPPLPEQICKPFAVNAYDNIIYVVGHNLHVAVGYISKQNQTGSSENKWRFSVEWQVIDGPKLSDLTPSTSQVLFA